A window of Prionailurus bengalensis isolate Pbe53 chromosome E1, Fcat_Pben_1.1_paternal_pri, whole genome shotgun sequence genomic DNA:
AGGATACCTGTATGGGGTCAGCCCACCGGATAACCCCCAGGTGAAGGAGATCCGCTGCATCGTGATGGTACCGCAGTGGGGCACTCACCAAACCGTGCATCTGCCTGGCCAGCTGCCCCAGCATGAGTACCTCAAGGTCAGTGGGGGTGTGGGAGAATGGGAGCTTTCTTCTGTGAGAGTGGTGGAAGGAGGGCAGCCATGTTGTTCTCATGGGGTGATTCCCGTCTGCAGATGGGGCTCCAGATAACTTTTCACCTCTCTTTGCCTATAGGAAATGGAACCCTTAGGATGGATCCACACTCAGCCCAATGAGTCCCCCCAGCTGTCACCCCAGGATGTCACCACCCATGCTAAGATCATGGCTGACAACCCATCTTGGGATGGTGAGAAGACCATTATCATCACCTGCAGGTAGACTTGGGCCCCTTTGGGAGGAAATGGGGTGCGGCAGGCATTGCAGCACAGGGCCTAGAACGGCGGCCTGAGCTCTGACTCTGTCTTCATCGCTCTGTCAGCTTCACACCAGGCTCCTGCACACTGACAGCCTATAAGCTGACCCCCAGTGGCTATGAATGGGGTCGCCAGAACACAGACAAGGGCAACAATCCCAAGGGCTATCTACCCTCGCATTATGAAAGGGTCCAGATGCTGCTGTCAGACCGCTTCCTTGGCTTTTTTATGGTCCCTGCCCAGTCCTCATGGAACTACAACTTTATGGGTAAGTTCAGCATGGggaagtggggctggggcaggccaTCCCCCTTAGCACTTGGGGCTTGACTCTGGTTTGGAGATGGCCAGGGTCCAGGCTGGGTGAGGCAGGTGCACCTTGTTAACACCAGACCATTCCTTCTACCCCAAGGTGTGCGGCATGATCCCAACATGAAGTATGAGTTGCAGCTGGCAAACCCCAAAGAGTTCTACCACGAGGTGCACAGACCTTCCCACTTCCTCAACTTCGCTCTCCTGCAAGAGGGCGAGGTCTACTCCGCGGATCGAGAGGACCTCTATGCCTAGTTGTATCCTCACCTCCCCCTGCTTCAGACGCTCCACAGGCTGGAGTCTTTTACCCCCAAAGACAAGCTGGTGACATTCAGCAGCTTGACCCCATTTTCCTGTCTTTGTGCTTCTTGTGTTATTGATCTCTGGTGGCTTGTAGTCCTGAGTAAAGTGTAATAATAAATTTTGTATAAATAGGAGTTTTTgagttgttgctgttgttttcctCCTGAGCTCAAATTCTGGAAGTAGGGAGGCTGGACTTGTTCATAGCAACATGCTGGCCTCAACCTTAAAGGGGCATGAGCCTCCTTTTCATGGGCTGTGGGACTAAGTAAGTATCCCTTAGATTCCGGGAACTGAGGTGGGGTTGGGCTTTCACACCCTTACTGCTTGACCACATTTGTCAACATCCcttcaaaatatttgcaaaccggggcacctgggtggctcagttaagtgtcccgactcttgattttggctcaggtcatgatctcatagctgtgagatcaagctctcTGCGCTGGGTCtggacctgcttaagattctttttctctttctgcctatcCCTGctcttgcatgtgtgtgcactcatattcgttctctctctctctctctctctctccctctctctctctctctctctctgcaaaccAAATCACTCCTATTCAACATCCTTTGGAACAGTTGCTGCCATTTTCTGAGTCTGGAAGCTTGTGGATTTGCCCCTCCAACTGTGGTGCCCAGCCTAGCCCCTTAAGCTTTGTGTCACTCCTGGTTGGGGAAATAGGCACGTGGCTTCACAGATGACTGTCTCTGAGACCAGGGACAACCCTCCTACCTCTCACCTCTTGCCTGTAGTGCTTGGCTGCCAAGTGGAGCCTCATGACACCAGACACTGGGGTGGAGCCTGGACtggaggctgtggggagggaTTGACGAAAGTGACCACTTAGAGCCCTGAGCCTTAGCCCTGGGACGCCTGGCTGGAAGCAGGCAGTCCTGCTTCCTGTGACCTTGGGGGATCCGAACAGGACAGGGCCCAGGGGACCCAGTGCACTACCTCCTTCCCCACGCCTTTTCCCTTAATCGCTCCTCCTCTGTCGCCTCTTCCCCGCCCTCTACTGCCCTAAACTGCTTCCTGGGCCGAAACTGTTTGGCTTTTTCCTGCCCTAGTTAGGGTTGGAGGGGGGTGTTGCAGCCCTTGGCCTTGTGGAACCATGGAGCCCAGGGGGACGATacccggggtgcctggctgcgGGCCTCGAGTGGCCGCCGGGTCAGGGACGGCCGCGGAGCTCGTGTACCATCTAGCAGGGGCCCTGGGCACGGAGCTGAAGGAGCTGGCGCGCCGCTTCGGGCCGGAGGCGGCGGCCAGGCTAGTGCCGCTCGTGGTTCGGGCGCTGGAGCTCCTGGAAAAGGCTGCCGTGGGGCCCGACCCGGACTCAGTGAgtcaccgccccctcccctcgcCACCCGCAGGGCTGGTGGGAGCGTAGCCCTCACCGCCTGGACTCCCCAGCTGCAGGTGTCAGCGCAGCAGGCCGAACTAGAGCTGCGGCGGCTGCGCGAGGAGAATGAGCACCTCCGCAGACAGCTGCACTCTGGGCCACACGGTGAGTGCGGGCACGACCAGGGTGTGGGGTGGGCCGGCTCAGGGCCCCCACCCCAAGCCGCTGCTAAGTTCGCCCCTTCCTCAGAGGAGCGCGCTCTTCTGCGGCAGCTCAAGGAGGTGACCGACCGCCAGCGAGACGAGCTCCGGGCGCACAACCGCGACCTGCTGCAGCGCAGCCAGGAGACGGAGGCGgtgagggcggggcggggcggggcggggcgaggggcgaggggcgaggggcggggctcTCCACCTCACCCACCGACACCCCGCCTACCTTCTCTTTTGCCCCGCCCCCAGCTGCAGGAGCAGCTGCAGCGCCTCCTGCTGGTGAATTCAGAGCTGCGGCACAAACTGGCAGCGGTGCAAACCCAGCTGCGTGCCGCGAGGGACCGCGAGGGCGAGCGGGAGCTACAGCGCCAGGGGGCAGTGGAGCTGGCTCAGGAGCCGGCGCAGGACCAGGCCAGGGGGGCCGGGTACGAGCAGAGGCAGGACCCTGAGCGGGCAACCGCTGAGGCGGGGGCCCCAGGGACCCCTGAGGACCCGGTGAGTGCCCGTCGTAGTATTCGCAGGTCTGGTACTTGGTGGGCACTCGGGAAAGGTTTGCTGTGCGGCGTTAGCAGGTCCACCGGAAAATTGGAAGGTGGCATACAAGTGTGCGCCCCCCCCCGCAGCCggcctctgctctcactctcagCCAGAGCACTGGTCTGTCATCTGTTGCAGCGCCCTTGCCTCCCAAGTCTCCCTGCCAGTCACTTGCTCTAGCATTCCTGGGATGGCCCCGGGGGGGCAGGGGAACACCAGCAGAGACACCCCCATCGACCAAACCCGTCCTTCAGCCAGGGCGCCCCTCCAAGGTAGGACGGTGCAGCTTCAGTCGAGAGGAACTTGAGCAGATCCTTCAGGAGAGGAATGAACTCAAAGCCAACGTGTTCCTGCTGAAGGAGGAGTTGGCCTACTTCCAGAGGTGAGGGcggtgggcaggggctgggaaGCTGGGGATGGGGGCGCTCCACTCACAACCGTTCCCAGATCTCAAGTCACCAGCTTCATTTTTTGGCTCACTGATATATCCACAGtgacatgtgccaggcactgtgcggGACACTGGGAGGACACAGCACCTGCCCTCCAGGAACTTCTTCCAAATGAGGGAGGAGGTGGTACAAAGAGTCACAGCAGTGGTCAAAGAAGTACTCCTAGGAAAGGGCAACAACTAAGCTAAGGTCTGAGGGGTGTTAGCAAGGCGGAgtgttttaaaaagggggggacaACATGCACAGGTACTTGGGATGAGACCTACTGTTGGCATTCCCACTGCTTActcggcccctctccctcctctgcaggGAGCTGCTCACGGACCACCGGGTCCCTGGGCTTCTGGTTGAAGCCATGAAGGTGGCTGTCAAGAAGCAGCGGAAGAAGATCAAGGCCAAGATGTTAGGGATTccagaggaagcagagagcaGGTAAGTCCCTGCCTCCattcccactgagccagctctcccttcctctttctgttgAGCCTGATGTCCCAGCCTGGTCATGCTCTAACCCAGGCTAGTCACCCCTTGAGCTTATCACCTTAGCCTCCTTACTCCCTGAGCCTGTCACCTAGTTACGGCTTAAACCTGCTAACCTGGCCTGGTTACCCCCTGAGCCTGCTGTCCTGTCTGTTCTGCTGAACCTACCACTCTGGCCTGGTCACCCCCTGGACCTGCCATCCAGCCTGTCCTGTTGAGCCTTCCATTCTGGCCTGGGCACACCCTAGCCTGCCACCCTTCCCTCTGGATTGCACTGCACCCACGTGCCGTGCTCACTGTACCTCCTGGCAAAGAAACCTGGTAATGCTGCTTCTCCACatgaatttttcagtttcctgTCTTGGCTGGATCTGTTTGTTCTCAGAAATTTCAGACTGTAGTTCCAGCTATGTCAGGGCCGGCCGTCAGGCTGTAAAGTAAAAGCCTCAAGATGTCCTTCATCTCCCCAGCACCACCTTCTCTCCAGCCTTGAGGGGCCCAGGGTCACTCTGTCCTCCCTTGGCCATTCCTGGGCGCTGTGCAGAGGCCTGAACATAGCTGGACTCCTGGTGTCCCCTAGGGCCTTGATTAATGACCCCTacatctcctttctcctctttgcctCAGTGACGATGAAGACAGCTCATGGCTCCTACTCTCCAGTGATAAGGgagcccatcctccacccactgAGTCCCGAATACAGAGTTTGTATgttgggagaagaggaaggggaaaggttGTGGGGGTGAAGGAGGGGCCCCACCTTtgttctttcccccttttctgttccactgatattTGTTTTGCTGCCCTGAGCTCTGAGCATGCCGCCCCACAGTGGccctggccccggccccggccccttTGCCCCCTCAATACCTCACACTGCCCTTTCTTCCTGTTGTATCCCTTTTCtcaccagcccctgccctcagcccaTATCGTTGACTTCTCTGGCATCCAAGCTCAGCGTGCCTCTTGATTCTCCCCCCAGCTTTGGCCTGTCCTATCGGGGTGAAACAGAGGCCCCTGAAGCCCAGACCAGCAACTTGGCCCCCAGTAAGCTagggggagaagaggagaccCCACAGCCACCCCACTCGGAGCCTGTGGGCAGCCCCACAGTCCTCAACTCCTGACCAGCCGTGCTCTGCACTCGATGAACATCTTTGTCTCAGCTGCCCCAGAGACCTGACTTTGGAATCTGGCTATGGGTAGATGTGTGGCCTCAAATGAGGACAGGGCTCCCTCCTTCTCAGCCCTCCCCAGGCTCTTTCGCGATCCTGGCCTGAGCCAGGGGATGATGAAGAGTTCAGCCTACCTTCCTTCCCTGTATCTCTGTGCCAAGCCTCCGGGGTCAGATGAAAGTGCTTCCTCCCTGAGTCTCCGTTTTCCCATTTGTGAAATGGAGAGCGGGCTACCTACCTCCCAAGGGTCTATGTGAACGGCCTAAGCCAATGTAATAAAGCCGCTGCCCACGATACCCAGAAACTGCTTCATGTCTGTGTGTGACTGGTCTGCCCCCGCCTGACTCTGCCAGGACCAAAGGCAGGCTGAGGTTTCCTCACAGGGTCTTGTTGGTTGTTAGTGGGTGGGGAAGTCTCCCAGCTAGGGCCTCCGTTGGGTAGCATGACCTAATGGAAAGATGTGGCTCCCACTCGCACCCCACACCCTCGCCTGTCCCCAGTACCCTAGGATTTGCAGCTTCATCTTCCTGCCCCCTCCACACTGAGACCAGCCCCTTAAAGCCCCGACTCAGCCTTTGCCCTcagctttccttttcatttctctggcgTCTGGTCTTCCCAGCACCCACCCGCCCGCCCTCTCAGGGAGGTGCCTCATGGCAGCCCGCCTCTCGGCACTGGTTTCCTCAGGAAAGGCcttggaaggaagcagggagggggttGGGAGCCGTGGGGGCCAGACTAACCCAAGCCCTCCCGCTGGACTGGCCGCCATGGGGCTGAGGCTGCTGGTCTCACTGTTGCTGCTCTGGACACAGGGTACCCAGGGGTCCAACCTGGACCCCAACGGGCGGCATGTCTGCACGGCCGGCAGGTGGGTCTTTGTAGGAatctgatggggggggggggggtgcctgaaCTGGTATTGCAGCATTGCAGGGAAGGAGGACATGAGGGAAGAGGTCATGGGCTGAAGGGAGGGGGGCTTGGGGACAGCCTAGAAGGTGGTGGGTAGTCAAGACAGAAGGTGGGAGggccagggaaggaaagggaaggaattGGGGACACTGGGGCTGTGACTCTTGGCTAGGCCTGCCTGATGGGGCTGAGGCAGCCTCCCACATCTCAGCCAGAGACAGTGATCCACCTGCGGAGCCAGTCTGTCTGTCCCCCGGCtgacccctctctgccccacagcCCCTCTGCTGAGCTCCAGTGCTGCCCAGGCTGGAGGCAGAAAGACCAAGAATGCACTATCCGTGAGTAGCCAGAACGGATCCCCAcctgagaagaaaggagaacatAGTCCAGTgacccttcctgcctcccctcctgggGCCTCCTATTTCCCCTTCTGAGCCCTAGAGCTAGGGTCCAtcctgacaccccccccccccgccctgaggGAATGGCTCTTGACGGGGCAGGGCGCTGGGAGCcagtgagaggggcagagtgtCCCCTGGTTGGTGCCATGCCACTGTCCTTCCCACCTGGGTGGGGTGTTTTTCAGCCATCTGTGAGGGGCTGGATGCTTGCCGGGAAGATGAAGTGTGCGTGAAACCAGGCCTCTGTCGATGCAAACCTGGATTCTTTGGGGCCCAGTGCAACTCCCGTGAGTCCTGAGTTTCATCTGGAGGATGAAGTTGTCAGGCGGAACcagggaggggagcggggaggcAAAGCGGGTAGAAATGTGATCTTAAAACGGCAGAGCCAGAATCCCTCCAAGCCTcactgaggaaattgaggcccagagtcAGGAAGTGACGCATTCCTGGAAGATGCCCTGAGTCATCTGGTTTTTACCCATATCCACAAAGCCCTACCCACACTTTCAGTTCTGGGCCCTTCACCATCCACAACTTCTCAGAAAAGAGGGTGGTTACCCCTGTTGATCACAAAATGGACACGTTCTCTGTCTCCTTCGTGTGCACTTTATACACGTGTGGAGGAGGGTGGAAGGAGATAATCTGGCAGGGCTCTGCCCTGTCCTGGTGGGCAGGATGGCCAGAGAGCAGCCACCAGGAATCAGGGCTGAGAGGAGACGCAAGGGGGGAAATGTGGCTTCTCTTGTGACCCTCATGGTCAGTATCCAGGCAGGGGTGGACACTGGGACGCCCTGTCATCTctagtggggtgggggtggagggaagggggatgggcatgagagagaggaagggacctGAGTGAAATCCTactgctgtgtgactctgggcaaacCTTTCCCACTCAGGAACTTTAAGTGTGTTCTGGAGTATGAAGTGGGAGTCTGGGCCACTCCAAAGGCTTTCTGTAGTTCCTGAGTCTGAGGCAGGAAGTGAGCTGTGCCCCAGGAGGTTAGGCTGCCAGATGTTCAAGGGTCTGTCTCCGGCTCTTGGAGGGTGGGCCTGGCGCCTCTCTTCCTTGTGGAAGGGCGCGCAGGGCGGAGATCCGCGCCTGGCCCTGAGCCCACTGACCCCTCTATGTTCCCCACCCGACTCCTGCAGGCTGCCCGAGTCAGTACTGGGGCCCAGATTGCCGTGAGACCTGCGCCTGCCACCCACACGGCCAGTGCGAGCCGGCCACGGGCGTGTGCCACTGCCAGGCGGAACGCTGGGGCAGCCGTTGCGAGTTCCAGTGCGACTGCGGCCCCCACGGGCGTTGCGACGCCGCGACGGGCGCGTGCCGCTGCGAGCCCGGCTGGTGGTCGCCCACTTGCCGCCGTCCGTGCCAGTGCAACCCGGCGGTGGCGCGCTGCGATCAAACCAACGGCTCCTGCCGCTGCGAGCCGGGCTGGTGGGGCCGCCGCTGCAGCTTCCGCTGCGCCTGCCACGGCTCGCCGTGCGCGCAGGAGACCGGCCGCTGCGTCTGCCGGTCGGGCCGGTGGGGTCCCGAGTGCCGGTATGAGTGCGAGTGCGTGCGCGGCCGCTGCAACGCCGTCTCCGGCCTGTGCGCCTGCCCGCCCGGCTTCCGCGGCGCGCGCTGCGAGCTGCCCTGCCCCGCCGGCAGCTACGGGCCGCACTGCCGCGACAGGTGAGCGGGGCCGTGGGGCTGCGGCTAGGCTGCGGGGAGGGCGTGCGGGGGGCGGGTGCTGACGGGGCTCACGCAGCAGCCGGGCAGAGGGACGGGCCGCCGGCGGTGGGGGTGTGGACAGAACGCGGGGAGGGCGGGCGAAGGAGCTGAAGGGAACGGGAGAGAAAGGGGATGGGCCCGGCAGGGGCGTCGCGCGGTGCCCTCGGCAAAAACATACAGGGACGGGATGAAAGGGGTGAAAAGACCCCCGATGCCCCTAGGTCCGGCCTCGCCCACCCTACGTCCGGCTACTGTTAAACGGACAATAGGAGTACTAGCAAGCTCTActtagaagcagagaaaagatgAACCACGTGACGAAATGATTGCAGGGTCCCTTTTAGACCTCGTGGCTTTCAAACTTAGGCGGGCCCCACCCACAATAAGAAATGGGTTTTAGGAGTGCCTGGCCGGCTCGTAGGTAGAGCATTTggctcttgatctgggggttgtgagttcaagccccaggttgggcgcTGGGGACGGcgcttacttaaaaacaaataaaatgagcaaaacaacaacaaaaagaaatgcgTGTTACATCCCCCCTATCTCATTCACACCCCTCTGTGGTAAAAGCTTAACAACATATACTTATCTTTgcttcatatatataatatatattacatatgtgtgtatagatacacatatgtgtgtatagatacacacatatgtgtatatatactgtaatgtttttatttttctttttttgatgctGGTCTGCTAAGTTGATTTTATGAACAAATGAGTCTGATCCAAGCATATGACTCCAAATAATTATCTGGGGGGAACCTTGTCAAGAAACTGTTaagaatctggggcgcctgggtggcgtagtcggttaagcgtccgacttcagccaggtcacgatctcgcggtccgtgagttcgagccccgcatcaggctctgggctgatggctcagagcctggagcctgtttccgtttctgtgtctccctctctctctgcccctcgcccgttcatgctctgtctctctctgtcccaaaaataaataaacgttgaaaaaaaaaattaaaaaaaaaaagaatcaataagaAATTAGAATAAGGTAAACCTTGTTggaaaagttgctaagagagtagatcctaagagtTTGCatcacaaacaaaaaagccattgttttcccttttttgtacCTATATGAGATGAGGGATATTAACTAAAcctactgtggtgatcatttcacactATATGTAAGTCAAGTCGTTATGCTGTACACTTTAAAGTTGCATACtgttgggtcacctgggtggctcagtcggtgaagcgtccgacttcggcttcaggtcgtgatctcgcggtccgtgagttcgagccccgcgtggggctctgtgctgacagctcagagcctggagcctatttcaggttctgtgtctccctctctctgaccctcccccattcatgctctgtctctctctgtctcaaaaataaataaacattaaaaaaaattttttttaagttgtatacTGTCAGTTATATCTCCAAAAAACCggggaaagcattttttaatatattttttaagttatttattttgagagagagagagagaggggaataggggcagagagagaggggagagagactcccaagcaggctctgcactgtcagcccagaccccgatgggggggctcgaactcacaaactgtgagatcatgacctgagccgagatcgagagtccGAGACTTaactccctgagccacccaggtgccccagcatttttttttcaaacataagaTAAACTTGAAATTATAGTGATGAAAACagacatgttttaatttttatggatcTTTATGTTACGAGATAGAAGAGTCACAGTCATACCAGACCTCAGAGATGGCGTGggtaggaggaagagaggagaaaggataGGAGGGAGAAGGTTGGCCA
This region includes:
- the LOC122485120 gene encoding rab-interacting lysosomal protein isoform X2 → MEPRGTIPGVPGCGPRVAAGSGTAAELVYHLAGALGTELKELARRFGPEAAARLVPLVVRALELLEKAAVGPDPDSLQVSAQQAELELRRLREENEHLRRQLHSGPHEERALLRQLKEVTDRQRDELRAHNRDLLQRSQETEALQEQLQRLLLVNSELRHKLAAVQTQLRAARDREGERELQRQGAVELAQEPAQDQARGAGYEQRQDPERATAEAGAPGTPEDPPGRPSKVGRCSFSREELEQILQERNELKANVFLLKEELAYFQRELLTDHRVPGLLVEAMKVAVKKQRKKIKAKMLGIPEEAESSDDEDSSWLLLSSDKGAHPPPTESRIQSFFGLSYRGETEAPEAQTSNLAPSKLGGEEETPQPPHSEPVGSPTVLNS
- the LOC122485120 gene encoding rab-interacting lysosomal protein isoform X1, which codes for MEPRGTIPGVPGCGPRVAAGSGTAAELVYHLAGALGTELKELARRFGPEAAARLVPLVVRALELLEKAAVGPDPDSLQVSAQQAELELRRLREENEHLRRQLHSGPHEERALLRQLKEVTDRQRDELRAHNRDLLQRSQETEAVRAGRGGAGRGARGEGRGSPPHPPTPRLPSLLPRPQLQEQLQRLLLVNSELRHKLAAVQTQLRAARDREGERELQRQGAVELAQEPAQDQARGAGYEQRQDPERATAEAGAPGTPEDPPGRPSKVGRCSFSREELEQILQERNELKANVFLLKEELAYFQRELLTDHRVPGLLVEAMKVAVKKQRKKIKAKMLGIPEEAESSDDEDSSWLLLSSDKGAHPPPTESRIQSFFGLSYRGETEAPEAQTSNLAPSKLGGEEETPQPPHSEPVGSPTVLNS